A portion of the Drosophila sechellia strain sech25 chromosome 2R, ASM438219v1, whole genome shotgun sequence genome contains these proteins:
- the LOC116800310 gene encoding activity-regulated cytoskeleton associated protein 1 — protein sequence MAQLTQMTNEQLRELIEAVRAAAVGAAGSAAAGGADASRGKGNFSACTHSFGGTRDHDVVEEFIGNIETYKDVEGISDENALKGISLLFYGMASTWWQGVRKEATTWKEAIALIREHFSPTKPSYQIYTEFFQNKQEDHDPIDTFVIQKRALLAQLPNGRHDEETELDLLFGLLNIKYRKHISRQGIHTFKDLLEQGRIIEHNNQEDEEQVAATKNTRGSKRITRCTYCSFRGHTFDNCRKRQKDRQEDQNEN from the coding sequence ATGGCCCAGCTTACACAGATGACCAACGAGCAGCTACGCGAGCTGATCGAAGCGGTAAGAGCGGCCGCCGTGGGCGCCGCCGGAAGTGCAGCAGCCGGAGGAGCAGATGCCAGCAGAGGCAAGGGCAACTTCTCCGCCTGTACACACAGCTTCGGCGGAACCCGCGACCACGACGTGGTCGAGGAGTTCATCGGCAACATCGAGACATACAAGGATGTGGAGGGGATCAGCGACGAGAACGCCCTGAAGGGCATCTCACTGCTGTTCTACGGTATGGCCAGCACCTGGTGGCAAGGCGTCCGCAAGGAGGCCACCACGTGGAAGGAAGCCATCGCCCTCATCCGCGAACACTTCTCGCCCACCAAGCCCTCCTACCAGATCTACACGGAGTTCTTCCAAAACAAGCAGGAGGACCATGACCCCATTGACACCTTCGTCATCCAGAAGCGAGCTCTGCTGGCCCAGCTGCCCAACGGTCGCCACGACGAGGAGACGGAACTGGATCTTCTGTTCGGTCTGCTGAACATCAAATACCGCAAGCACATCTCCCGCCAAGGTATCCATACCTTCAAGGATCTCCTGGAACAGGGCCGCATCATCGAGCACAACAACCAGGAGGACGAGGAACAGGTCGCCGCAACAAAGAACACCCGTGGCTCCAAGCGCATCACCCGATGCACCTACTGCAGCTTCCGGGGCCACACCTTCGACAACTGCCGCAAGCGCCAAAAGGATCGGCAGGAGGATCAGAACGAGAATTAG
- the LOC116800579 gene encoding activity-regulated cytoskeleton associated protein 2, whose translation MTQMSDEQFRIFIETIKSLGPIKEEPPSKGSFSNCTVRFSGQRDHDAVDEFINAVETYKEVEGISDKDALKGLPLLFKSIAVVWWKGVRRDAKTWSDALQLLRDHFSPTKPSYQIYMEIFETKQSYDEVIDSFICKQRALLAKLPEGRHDEETELDFIYGLMLPKYRESIPRHEVKTFRELLDRGRTVERTRH comes from the coding sequence ATGACGCAGATGTCCGACGAACAGTTTCGCATATTCATCGAAACCATTAAATCTCTGGGGCCAATTAAAGAGGAGCCGCCATCCAAGGGTAGCTTCAGCAACTGCACGGTGAGATTCAGTGGCCAGCGGGATCACGATGCCGTGGACGAGTTCATCAATGCCGTGGAGACGTACAAGGAGGTGGAGGGCATCAGTGACAAGGATGCGCTGAAGGGTCTGCCGCTGCTCTTCAAGAGCATTGCGGTGGTGTGGTGGAAGGGTGTGCGCCGGGATGCCAAGACCTGGTCGGATGCCCTTCAGCTGCTGCGCGATCACTTCTCGCCCACCAAACCCTCCTACCAGATCTACATGGAGATCTTCGAGACGAAGCAGTCCTACGACGAGGTGATCGACTCATTCATCTGCAAGCAGCGAGCGCTCCTGGCCAAGTTGCCGGAGGGACGACACGACGAGGAAACGGAACTGGACTTCATTTACGGGCTGATGCTGCCCAAGTATCGGGAGAGCATACCCCGACACGAGGTCAAAACCTTCCGGGAGCTACTCGATCGGGGGCGAACTGTGGAGCGCACAAGGCACTGA
- the LOC6609129 gene encoding general transcription factor IIH subunit 1: MTTSSEDVLLQMGEVRYKKGDGTLYVMNERVAWMAEHRDTVTVSHRYADIKTQKISPEGKPKVQLQVVLHDGNTSTFHFVNRQGQAAMLADRDKVKELLQQLLPNFKRKVDKDLEDKNRILVENPNLLQLYKDLVITKVLTSDEFWATHAKDHALKKMGRSQEIGVSGAFLADIKPQTDGCNGLKYNLTSDVIHCIFKTYPAVKRKHFENVPAKMSEAEFWTKFFQSHYFHRDRLTAGTKDIFTECGKIDDQALKAAVQQGAGDPLLDLKKFEDVPLEEGFGSVAGDRNVVNSGNIVHQNMIKRFNQHSIMVLKTCANVTSAPSTMTNGTNNANGPVSQSAYTNGMNGKAQATATKSSADQVDKDEPQSKKQRLMEKIHYEDLGDPLLEEEDDPANGEKAKSKQFELSKVERYLNGPVQNSMYDNHNDPMSLEEVQYKLVRNSESWLNRNVQRTFICSKAAVNALGELSPGGSMMRGFQEQSAGQLVPNDFQRELRHLYLSLSELLKHFWSCFPPTTEELETKLHRMHETLQRFKMAKLVPFENRAMHELSPLRSSLTQHMNQLLRTANSKFATWKERKLRNNR; this comes from the exons ATGACCACCAGCAGTGAGGACGTGCTGCTCCAGATGGGCGAGGTGCGGTACAAGAAGGGCGACGGCACGCTCTACGTAATGAACGAGCGTGTGGCCTGGATGGCGGAACACAGGGACACGGTGACAGTCTCCCATCGTTATGCGGATATAAAGA cCCAAAAGATATCTCCTGAGGGCAAACCCAAGGTGCAGCTGCAAGTGGTACTCCACGACGGAAACACATCAACCTTCCACTTTGTCAACCGCCAGGGACAGGCCGCCATGCTTGCCGATAGAGACAAGGTCAAGGAGCTCTTGCAGCAACTGCTTCCCAACTTCAAGCGCAAGGTGGACAAAGACCTGGAAGACAAGAACCGGATCCTTGTTGAGAATCCCAACCTGCTGCAGCTCTACAAGGACCTTGTCATAACCAAAGTCCTAACCAGCGATGAGTTCTGGGCTACGCATGCCAAGGATCACGCCCTTAAGAAAATGGGCAGGTCCCAGGAGATCG GTGTTTCTGGCGCCTTTTTGGCCGACATAAAACCGCAGACAGATGGCTGCAATGGCCTCAAGTACAACCTCACCTCTGATGTGATTCACTGCATTTTCAAGACCTATCCCGCCGTTAAACGCAAACATTTTGAGAATGTGCCTGCCAAAATGTCCGAGGCCGAGTTTTGGACCAAGTTTTTCCAATCACACTACTTTCATCGTGACAGACTGACAGCCGGCACAAAAGATATATTTACGGAGTGCGGCAAGATTGATGATCAGGCATTAAAAGCGGCTGTCCAGCAGGGAGCTGGTGATCCTTTGCTAGACCTTAAAAAGTTTGAGGATGTTCCTTTGGAGGAGGGCTTTGGCAGCGTAGCCGGGGACCGCAACGTCGTGAACAGCGGGAATATTGTGCACCAAAACATGATCAAGCGATTCAACCAGCATTCCATCATGGTGCTCAAGACCTGTGCTAACGTGACCTCAGCGCCGTCAACTATGACAAATGGTACCAATAATGCCAACGGGCCTGTTTCTCAATCCGCCTATACGAACGGTATGAATGGAAAGGCCCAGGCCACCGCGACGAAGAGTTCCGCCGATCAGGTGGACAAAGACGAGCCGCAGAGCAAAAAGCAACGACTGATGGAAAAGATTCACTATGAGGATCTCGGGGATCCTCTATTGGAGGAAGAAGATGATCCCGCCAACGGCGAGAAAGCCAAGTCTAAGCAGTTCGAACTGTCCAAAGTGGAGCGTTACCTCAATGGCCCTGTCCAGAACAGCATGTACGACAACCACAACGATCCAATGAGTCTGGAAGAGGTACAGTACAAGCTGGTGCGGAATTCGGAGTCATGGCTAAATCGCAACGTGCAACGAACGTTCATCTGTTCCAAGGCGGCAGTAAATGCTCTGGGTGAACTAAGTCCTGGCGGTTCCATGATGCGCGGTTTCCAAGAGCAGTCAGCGGGAC AACTTGTGCCGAATGACTTCCAACGAGAGCTGCGCCACTTATACCTTTCGCTGTCCGAGCTGCTGAAACACTTTTGGAGCTGCTTTCCGCCCACCACAGAAGAGTTGGAGACAAAATTACATCGTATGCACGAGACGTTGCAGCGCTTCAAAATGGCAAAACTAGTGCCTTTTGAG AACCGCGCTATGCACGAACTCTCGCCACTGCGATCCTCGCTGACGCAGCACATGAACCAGCTGCTGCGCACCGCCAACAGCAAGTTCGCCACTTGGAAGGAGCGAAAACTGCGTAACAACAGGTAG
- the LOC6609130 gene encoding LOW QUALITY PROTEIN: uncharacterized protein LOC6609130 (The sequence of the model RefSeq protein was modified relative to this genomic sequence to represent the inferred CDS: substituted 1 base at 1 genomic stop codon): MNSLTLSCLAFLQLIFVESTLIFQTNSEFGIFISISVPLTLKNRNVFLSYNYEFNYYQPEHIYKXGFMGDNWEDSYLTYNTTGGDDSSSSSSRSFRSVDDNSSTKKRTLPIMSRTNFYIMLKDKLERSGYPAESCLLRLICETNSSTLGQVNGLLGSIVHILFTPSSSNDENLDKDYYQAEWDGLRHGDCSSYASQCEENVLDLISRPLHDVLREALDRRNGRP; this comes from the exons ATGAATAGTCTAACATTATCTTGCCTTGCCTTTCTACAGTTGATCTTTGTGGAGTCCACTTTGATATTTCAAACCAACTCGGAATTCGGT ATTTTTATATCCATATCAGTGCCACTTACTTTGAAGAATCGCAATGTGTTCCTTTCGTACAACTATGAATTCAACTACTACCAGCCCGAGCACATCTACAAGTAAGGATTT ATGGGTGATAACTGGGAGGATAGTTATTTGACGTATAACACCACTGGTGGAGATGatagtagcagcagcagcagcagatccTTTCGTTCTGTGGATGATAATAGTTCAACCAAAAAACGAACTTTACCGATCATGAGTCGAACGAATTTCTACATTATGCTCAAGGATAAATTGGAAAG ATCAGGATACCCTGCTGAGTCCTGCCTCCTTCGCTTGATTTGCGAAACGAATTCCTCAACGCTTGGCCAAGTCAATGGACTCTTGGGCAGCATAGTGCATATCTTGTTCAC ACCCAGCAGCTCCAATGACGAGAATCTCGACAAAGACTACTACCAAGCCGAATGGGATGGCCTTCGCCATGGCGACTGCTCATCTTATGCTAGCCAATGTGAAGAGAATGTATTGGACTTGATATCAAGGCCATTGCATGATGTTCTTAGGGAAGCACTGGATAGACGAAATGGAAGACCATAA
- the LOC116800186 gene encoding uncharacterized protein LOC116800186, with protein MYRTLIFAPFLFLCAIINNLNLVKSALFYTTNSEFGIFMAISVPIGLPHRNVFLSYNYEFNYYQPEHVYKYPPILMGQDFEDSYLTYPTTGRESKGRYCQNCTDWKIEENKNSTSSTKNSTKAASREKRGLTLMSRSVFYAMLRDKLRRSGFPAEPCLLRLICDTNASQLGEVNGFLGSLVHIIFSPSSSKDEHLPNEYYQAEWDGRGHQECSAYTKRCDHNILDLVSVSLEQALSDIVSRRRRK; from the exons ATGTACAGAACTTTGATATTTGCACCATTTCTTTTCCTCTGTGCCATAATAAATAACTTAAATTTGGTTAAGTCTGCGCTGTTTTATACCACCAACTCCGAGTTTGGG ATATTTATGGCCATATCGGTGCCGATTGGCTTGCCACATCGCAATGTCTTTCTGTCCTATAACTACGAGTTTAATTACTATCAACCGGAACACGTGTACAAATATCCGCCGATTTTG ATGGGTCAGGACTTTGAGGACAGCTATCTCACATATCCGACAACTGGACGTGAGTCCAAAGGGCGATACTGCCAGAATTGCACAGATTGGAAAAtagaggaaaataaaaatagcacCTCATCAACTAAAAATTCCACTAAAGCTGCATCGCGTGAAAAACGTGGTCTAACTCTGATGAGTCGCTCGGTATTTTATGCAATGCTGAGGGATAAATTAAGAAG gTCAGGGTTTCCAGCTGAACCCTGTTTACTGCGTTTGATTTGCGATACAAATGCTTCACAACTGGGCGAAGTTAATGGATTTTTGGGCAGCCTCGTTCACATTATATTCAG TCCTAGCAGCTCCAAGGATGAGCACCTGCCCAATGAGTATTACCAGGCCGAATGGGATGGTCGAGGACATCAGGAGTGCTCCGCGTATACCAAAAGATGTGATCACAACATTTTGGACCTGGTTTCCGTGTCACTGGAACAGGCTTTAAGCGATATTGTAAGCCGACGAAGGCGCAAATAA
- the LOC6609131 gene encoding uncharacterized protein LOC6609131, translating to MNFTSYFLGLVFLLTVYLDLTNSFVAFTAASTHGIFAAIAVPLELPHRNVFVSYNFEANYNLPTNWEKWTIFQNGPIESEEVVEETDTETDAESSRKLATGCQNCTVEEENEAGGEEVEETTEVLPKERKVRSLLTRSNIYRIFIDKLKRSGFRGESCLLRLICETSAAQLDEFNGVLGSLMHVLFSPSSSESEDLPLRYYQAEHDGWNGHCHVYEPGCGESILELISEPFEEIFKHIERNKI from the exons ATGAATTTTACCAGTTACTTTCTTGGCCTGGTTTTCCTTTTAACCGTTTACCTTGACTTAaccaactcctttgtggcctTTACAGCAGCCAGCACCCACGGT ATCTTCGCCGCTATCGCCGTTCCCCTCGAGTTGCCCCATCGAAATGTGTTCGTCTCGTACAATTTTGAGGCCAACTACAATTTACCCACGAACTGGGAGAAATGGACAATATTT CAAAATGGTCCCATAGAGTCGGAGGAAGTTGTAGAAGAAACCGATACGGAAACGGATGCGGAGTCTTCCCGTAAATTGGCCACTGGTTGTCAAAACTGCACAGTGGAGGAGGAAAATGAGGCAGGTGGCGAAGAAGTGGAGGAAACCACCGAAGTTCTCCCCAAAGAACGCAAAGTTAGATCATTGCTTACACGTTCCAATATCTATCGCATTTTCATAGATAAACTAAAGAG AAGCGGTTTTCGTGGTGAATCTTGCCTGCTGCGACTGATTTGTGAGACAAGTGCTGCTCAATTGGATGAATTTAACGGCGTGTTGGGCAGTTTAATGCACGTTTTATTCAG TCCCAGCTCATCGGAGTCTGAAGACTTACCACTGCGCTATTACCAAGCGGAGCACGATGGTTGGAACGGTCATTGCCATGTCTACGAACCAGGTTGTGGCGAAAGTATTCTGGAGCTTATATCAGAACCTTTTGAAGAGATTTTCAAGCACATAGAACGCAATAAAATATAG
- the LOC116800452 gene encoding uncharacterized protein LOC116800452, with protein sequence MDGRGTFIVLLIFGYFRSSQAKFVWSTGGASSLFVAIALPLDLRFEKAFLSYNFEVSYDLPRTWKKKPPFLRHGNGTNDESLLSDHHGHHQNDDFVYDDYYDDDQHSGNKHKHKHHQHHHDKKKKKTEPKPGSDTKPQKNKPKHKHKKKHKSKPKPPPEVDEDDYKDFFQGFPLDGMGESVARDRQRRSLLSRTKFYEIINHRFELHGLGSDDSCLLRLICEANSYQLGDLNGVLGNLIHVMFSPSSSRYEELPKRYYIAELHGRNGNCGGHRLRCEHSVLDMITQPVKNKNKVH encoded by the exons ATGGATGGTCGTGGAACATTCATAGTTCTTCTGATTTTTGGCTATTTCAGGAGCTCGCAGGCCAAATTTGTTTGGAGTACGGGTGGAGCATCTTCG CTTTTTGTGGCCATCGCTTTGCCATTGGACTTACGGTTTGAAAAAGCCTTTTTGTCTTATAATTTTGAAGTGTCCTACGATTTGCCAAGAACCTGGAAAAAGAAACCACCGTTTTTG CGACATGGAAATGGCACGAATGATGAAAGTTTACTGAGTGATCACCATGGCCATCATCAGAATGATGATTTCGTTTACGATGACTATTACGATGATGATCAGCACTCTGGTAACAAGCACAAGCACAAACACCATCAACATCATCATGataagaaaaagaagaagactGAACCTAAACCCGGTTCAGATACCAAGCCACAGAAAAATAAGCCCAAGCATAAGCATAAGAAAAAGCACAAGTCAAAACCGAAGCCACCGCCAGAAGTGGATGAGGATGACTACAAGGACTTCTTCCAGGGATTTCCCTTGGATGGCATGGGTGAATCTGTGGCCAGAGATCGCCAGAGGAGGTCACTACTCTCACGTACCAAGTTCTATGAGATTATCAATCATCGGTTCGAATT GCATGGATTAGGATCGGACGACAGTTGTTTATTAAGACTGATTTGCGAGGCAAACAGCTACCAATTGGGAGATCTCAATGGTGTGCTGGGTAACTTAATCCATGTAATGTTCAGTCCCAGCAGCTCTCGGTATGAGGAGTTACCTAAGCGTTACTACATCGCAGAATTGCATGGTCGGAATGGCAACTGCGGGGGCCATCGACTGCGATGTGAGCATAGTGTGCTCGACATGATCACGCAACctgtgaaaaataaaaacaaagtgcACTAA
- the LOC6609132 gene encoding uncharacterized protein LOC6609132 isoform X2 yields MRTGRLLVALIFLGLIVSFRAAKCKAAPKSVQNVHVCCLAPLPNWGVFNRECHKSAIQGSCRLDCIFNASSVLQGNRLIQAKVPMLERAFSSEPTIDVYESNFARCSTVVRSKYQELSPLSRQSDACDRHPLFYSLCAYARLIFTCPEKMWQRNNRMCQEAKAYAKKCPWPALKMFMRNT; encoded by the exons ATGCGGACAGGGCGTCTACTTGTTGCCTTGATTTTTCTAGGTTTAATAGTTTCCTTTCGGGCTGCAAAGTGCAAGGCAGCGCCCAAATCTGTACAa AATGTACACGTTTGTTGCTTAGCACCCCTGCCAAACTGGGGCGTTTTCAACAGAGAGTGTCATAAGTCGGCCATTCAGGGAAGT TGCCGTTTAGATTGCATTTTCAATGCCAGCTCGGTTCTGCAGGGAAATCGATTGATCCAAGCAAAAGTTCCCATGTTGGAACGCGCCTTTTCCAGCGAACCCACCATCGATGTATATGAGTCCAACTTTGCCAGATGTTCAACGGTGGTCAGGAGCAAATACCAGGAGCTATCTCCGCTGAGTCGTCAAAGCGACGCATGTGACAGACACCCCCTCTTCTACAGCCTTTGTGCGTATGCTCGCTTGATTTTCACCTGTCCGGAGAAAATGTGGCAAAGAAATAACAGGATGTGCCAGGAGGCCAAGGCCTATGCGAAAAAATGTCCTTGGCCAGcgctaaaaatgtttatgaGGAATACTTAA
- the LOC6609132 gene encoding uncharacterized protein LOC6609132 isoform X1, protein MRTGRLLVALIFLGLIVSFRAAKCKAAPKSVQNVHVCCLAPLPNWGVFNRECHKSAIQGSVSINSISKSHVNLANFLIKCRLDCIFNASSVLQGNRLIQAKVPMLERAFSSEPTIDVYESNFARCSTVVRSKYQELSPLSRQSDACDRHPLFYSLCAYARLIFTCPEKMWQRNNRMCQEAKAYAKKCPWPALKMFMRNT, encoded by the exons ATGCGGACAGGGCGTCTACTTGTTGCCTTGATTTTTCTAGGTTTAATAGTTTCCTTTCGGGCTGCAAAGTGCAAGGCAGCGCCCAAATCTGTACAa AATGTACACGTTTGTTGCTTAGCACCCCTGCCAAACTGGGGCGTTTTCAACAGAGAGTGTCATAAGTCGGCCATTCAGGGAAGTGTAAGTATTAATAGCATATCTAAAAGCCATGTTAATTTAGCAAACTTCCTTATCAAGTGCCGTTTAGATTGCATTTTCAATGCCAGCTCGGTTCTGCAGGGAAATCGATTGATCCAAGCAAAAGTTCCCATGTTGGAACGCGCCTTTTCCAGCGAACCCACCATCGATGTATATGAGTCCAACTTTGCCAGATGTTCAACGGTGGTCAGGAGCAAATACCAGGAGCTATCTCCGCTGAGTCGTCAAAGCGACGCATGTGACAGACACCCCCTCTTCTACAGCCTTTGTGCGTATGCTCGCTTGATTTTCACCTGTCCGGAGAAAATGTGGCAAAGAAATAACAGGATGTGCCAGGAGGCCAAGGCCTATGCGAAAAAATGTCCTTGGCCAGcgctaaaaatgtttatgaGGAATACTTAA
- the LOC6609133 gene encoding uncharacterized protein LOC6609133 isoform X1: MSSVLHLLGFLWLPLLVYSAANDVGGLQKCTELLNTQKLVYCCGKSFLDKFPFVGSNCTPFWDDYGPCRYECLYRHWDLLDQDNKIKKPELYMMITSLYSPLNGYDKYGAALKAAHETCEALGSRHADFLLLYSNQVADRMGMASSTCLPYAMLHAQCTMVYLTANCPRENWIEDPKCNSLQKLLSSCTKKLDEKTNALKGKDEELTGNGCGHVDTEGPHLLLASFLTLMVSKFISDQ; encoded by the exons atgtcttcGGTGCTGCATCTACTGGGTTTCTTGTGGCTTCCTTTGCTGGTTTATAGTGCAGCCAATGATGTGGGAGGATTGCAGAAATGTACAGAGCTTCTAAACACACAAAAGTTGGTCTACTGTTGTGGCAAGTCCTTTCTTGATAAGTTTCCGTTCGTTGGCAGCAATTGCACACCATTTTGGGATGACTATGGTCCT TGCCGCTATGAATGTCTGTATAGGCACTGGGACCTCCTAGATCAGGATAACAAGATCAAGAAGCCAGAGCTATACATGATGATCACCAGCCTTTACAGCCCCTTGAATGGTTATGATAAATACGGAGCCGCTTTGAAGGCAGCTCACGAGACTTGCGAAGCTCTGGGCTCCAGACACGCCGACTTTCTGCTGCTCTACTCCAACCAGGTGGCGGATAGAATGGGCATGGCTTCCTCCACCTGTTTGCCATATGCCATGCTCCATGCTCAGTGTACCATGGTATACCTAACCGCCAACTGTCCCCGTGAGAACTGGATAGAGGATCCGAAGTGCAATAGTCTGCAAAAATTGCTGTCAAGTTGCACAAAGAAACTGGACGAAAAGACAAATGCGCTCAAGGGAAAGGATGAGGAGCTAACGGGTAACGGGTGTGGCCATGTAGATACAGAAGGACCCCATCTGCTCTTGGCCAGTTTTCTGACACTGATGGTCTCCAAGTTCATATCGGATCAGTAA
- the LOC6609133 gene encoding uncharacterized protein LOC6609133 isoform X2, whose translation MTMVLHWDLLDQDNKIKKPELYMMITSLYSPLNGYDKYGAALKAAHETCEALGSRHADFLLLYSNQVADRMGMASSTCLPYAMLHAQCTMVYLTANCPRENWIEDPKCNSLQKLLSSCTKKLDEKTNALKGKDEELTGNGCGHVDTEGPHLLLASFLTLMVSKFISDQ comes from the exons ATGACTATGGTCCT GCACTGGGACCTCCTAGATCAGGATAACAAGATCAAGAAGCCAGAGCTATACATGATGATCACCAGCCTTTACAGCCCCTTGAATGGTTATGATAAATACGGAGCCGCTTTGAAGGCAGCTCACGAGACTTGCGAAGCTCTGGGCTCCAGACACGCCGACTTTCTGCTGCTCTACTCCAACCAGGTGGCGGATAGAATGGGCATGGCTTCCTCCACCTGTTTGCCATATGCCATGCTCCATGCTCAGTGTACCATGGTATACCTAACCGCCAACTGTCCCCGTGAGAACTGGATAGAGGATCCGAAGTGCAATAGTCTGCAAAAATTGCTGTCAAGTTGCACAAAGAAACTGGACGAAAAGACAAATGCGCTCAAGGGAAAGGATGAGGAGCTAACGGGTAACGGGTGTGGCCATGTAGATACAGAAGGACCCCATCTGCTCTTGGCCAGTTTTCTGACACTGATGGTCTCCAAGTTCATATCGGATCAGTAA
- the LOC6609134 gene encoding uncharacterized protein LOC6609134, which translates to MARHIALLICSLVAMAGSNPLDVDCTRRQDFNIVKDCCAYPTFRFDQFKSQCGKYMPVGAPRISPCLYECIFNETNTVVDGAIHPDNARLMLEKLFGNQDFEEAYLNGFMSCSDAVQEMISNRRPRPQRKTEQCSPFALFYGICAQRYVFNHCPSSSWSGTESCEMARLQNMNCSKSTRGSSHRL; encoded by the exons ATGGCCCGGCATATAGCCCTGCTGATCTGCTCATTGGTGGCGATGGCTGGGAGTAATCCACTCGATGTGGACTGTACTCGTAGACAGGATTTTAAT ATTGTCAAGGACTGCTGTGCCTATCCCACATTCAGGTTTGACCAGTTCAAAAGCCAGTGTGGTAAATATATGCCAGTTGGTGCTCCCAGAATTTCACCC tGCCTATATGAATGCATTTTCAATGAGACCAACACAGTTGTGGACGGAGCTATTCATCCTGACAATGCCCGACTCATGCTGGAGAAGCTTTTCGGTAATCAGGACTTTGAGGAAGCCTATTTAAATGGTTTCATGAGCTGTTCAGATGCTGTGCAAGAGATGATTAGCAATAGGAGGCCACGGCCCCAAAGAAAAACAGAACAGTGTTCTCCATTCGCACTTTTCTATGGAATTTGTGCCCAGAGATATGTCTTCAACCACTGTCCATCATCCAGCTGGTCCGGCACTGAATCTTGCGAAATGGCCCGATTGCAAAACATGAACTGTTCGAAATCAACACGTGGTTCTAGTCATCGCCTTTAA
- the LOC6609135 gene encoding uncharacterized protein LOC6609135 produces MLHLLTWVLIFIPAFRAADPICSQRPDVTALKNCCKLLNLNFSSFNSKCSQYLVNGAHISPCSFECIFQAANALNGTHLVMENIEKMMKTILDSDEFVQVYVDGFRSCGNQENVLIKTLKRRRVPITGKCGSMAIMYGLCAHRYVYRNCPDSVWSKSPNCNEAREYNTRCDDL; encoded by the exons ATGCTTCACCTGCTGACTTGGGTTCTAATATTTATACCAGCTTTTCGAGCTGCCGATCCCATTTGCTCTCAAAGGCCGGATGTAACA GCCTTGAAAAACTGTTGCAAGCTGCTTAATCTGAACTTTTCGAGTTTCAACTCCAAGTGCAGTCAGTATTTGGTCAATGGAGCCCACATATCACCT TGCAGCTTTGAGTGCATCTTTCAAGCGGCGAATGCATTGAACGGTACCCATTTGGTCATGGAAAATATCGAAAAGATGATGAAAACCATTTTGGACTCTGATGAATTTGTGCAGGTGTATGTGGAtggtttcaggagctgcggtAATCAGGAGAATGTACTCATTAAGACGCTGAAACGCCGGCGTGTTCCCATCACCGGAAAATGTGGCTCGATGGCCATAATGTATGGCCTGTGTGCCCATCGATATGTCTACCGTAATTGCCCGGATAGCGTTTGGAGCAAGAGCCCCAACTGCAATGAGGCCAGGGAATACAACACTCGCTGCGATGACTTATAA
- the LOC6609136 gene encoding uncharacterized protein LOC6609136, whose translation MNQLTFVSCLLFWSGSQAAFQDFVIGPESYEGGNDVAPFGQEFSDEEGEDIMVSFQDVQHDGIVDSNLLMKALMQHANRLGMSLDELASLNMQSEDEESMNQLGCSAGQDVFGYPEKPTWRDVLFN comes from the exons ATGAACCAGTTAACCTTTGTAAGCTGCCTTTTGTTCTGGTCCGGGTCCCAGGCTGCCTTCCAGGACTTTGTGATTGGACCTGAA TCCTATGAAGGTGGTAACGATGTCGCCCCGTTTGGTCAAGAATTTTCGGATGAGGAGGGTGAGGATATAATGGTGTCATTCCAGGATGTACAGCATGATGGAATCGTGGATTCCAATCTACTGATGAAAGCTCTAATGCAGCATGCCAATCGTTTGGGCATGAGCCTGGATGAACTTG CTAGCTTAAATATGCAGTCAGAAGATGAGGAATCTATGAACCAACTTGGGTGTTCAGCTGGGCAAGACGTCTTCGGATACCCAGAAAAGCCCACTTGGCGGGATGTACTCTTTAACTAA